The DNA region GAGTCGATCCGGCTGTCCCATGGACGATATCCAGAAATGATTTTGATTATCTCCATATTTCTATATTTGTGTAATCGACCTGGTTGCACGTAAAAACAAAAGAACTCCCTCACGGCATACCTGAAACGCTGGAATCATGTCCGGTTTCGGGTGCTCCGCGGGGAGCTGTACTTCTCATGTCATATGGAAGATCAATTCATTAATAAAATTCCTGGGTTATTGCGTTAACGCCTTCAACGTATCGTCAATGACATGACCATAAGCGATCAAACCTCCACCCAGCCACGGGGCCGGCTCCACAGCGTATACATGTCCTGCCTTAACCGCAGGCATGCTATTCCAGACTTTGGTATCCGTCAGTTCTTTCATGCTGCCAGGACCTTGTTCCACCGTAAAAATAAAGTCGGCATCAATCTCAGGCAACACCTCGGTAGACACCGTTGCGCTGTTCTCGGTTTGCACCAGTGCAGGCTTGCCAAGCCCTAATTGCTGATAAACCACATAACCGCTGAAATAGTTACCGCCCATCATGCTGATACCCCGAGGAGCAAAACGAATAATGGCTGCTTTCTTGCCCTCGGTCACTTTTGCGAGCTTGGCTTTCGCGTCATCGACCTTCGCATGGTACGTCTCAATGGCTTTTTCAGCCTCAGCCTTTTTGCCCAGCAAATCGCCGATTACCTGCAAAGACTTCTCTACATCACCTGAAGCATTCGTAAATACGTAGGTGGGTGCAATTTTGGAATAACTCTCATATACACCGTTCTCGGCATATTGGGCCGTGTGTAAAATGATAAAATCCGGATTGTACGCCATCAGCGCTTCCGGGGAGGGCAATCCGCTGGAGAAATCGAG from Paenibacillus sp. JNUCC-31 includes:
- a CDS encoding ABC transporter substrate-binding protein, whose translation is MFKQKKDYGLRSVRPFRSAGFSAMLVLVLITGLLSACGTKSENAGEAQKEQPTTEASTTASSGTSVAEDAKEETTGERTVKDDLGHDVLVPEHTERVFAPYLEDSLLTLGIKPVAQWASGTQGHVYLQDQLSGIPTLDFSSGLPSPEALMAYNPDFIILHTAQYAENGVYESYSKIAPTYVFTNASGDVEKSLQVIGDLLGKKAEAEKAIETYHAKVDDAKAKLAKVTEGKKAAIIRFAPRGISMMGGNYFSGYVVYQQLGLGKPALVQTENSATVSTEVLPEIDADFIFTVEQGPGSMKELTDTKVWNSMPAVKAGHVYAVEPAPWLGGGLIAYGHVIDDTLKALTQ